The following are encoded in a window of Perca fluviatilis chromosome 21, GENO_Pfluv_1.0, whole genome shotgun sequence genomic DNA:
- the LOC120551717 gene encoding G protein-activated inward rectifier potassium channel 1-like → MSALRRKFGEDYQVVNTNRDTTFSAPAKRKRQRFVEKNGRCNVQHGNLGGETSRYISDLFTTLVDLKWRWNLLIFILTYTVAWLVMASMWWVIAYIRGDLSHGRHDSSYTPCVANVYNFPSAFLFFIETEATIGYGYRYITEKCPEGIILFLFQSLMGSIVDAFLIGCMFIKMSQPKKRAETLMFSQDAVISQRDGKLCLMFRVGNLRNSHMVSAQIRCKLIKSRQTPEGEFLPLDQCELDVGFGTGADQLFLVSPLTICHEINTKSPFFDLSQRSLMNEQFEIVVILEGIVETTGMTCQARTSYTEDEVLWGHRFLPVMSLEEGFFRVDYSQFHNTFEVNTPPYSVKEQEEKSPLKSPNSLSVAPTPLSPQLGNDGRGGRRERLMSADYADHVEDQSYRLPSKLQRMSSTKEENLWRGLKTGPALPGGKASSTGDLPLSIQRLRSSSIPVVRQAHLDEQVQLLSLDGEPEEDELEKHRLPAAKSTITAPTLTPVQIPLVGGRPEDNLPAKLRKMNADR, encoded by the exons ATGTCAGCCTTACGGCGGAAATTTGGCGAGGACTACCAGGTGGTAAACACCAACCGGGACACGACTTTTTCCGCACCGGCGAAGAGAAAGAGGCAGCGGTTTGTGGAGAAGAACGGTCGCTGCAATGTCCAGCACGGTAACCTTGGCGGAGAGACCAGCCGATACATCTCCGATCTCTTCACCACGCTGGTGGATCTCAAGTGGCGCTGGAACCTTCTCATCTTCATCCTCACTTACACAGTTGCATGGCTGGTCATGGCTTCAATGTGGTGGGTGATCGCCTACATCCGCGGCGACCTGAGCCACGGTCGCCACGACTCGTCCTACACCCCGTGCGTCGCCAACGTGTACAACTTTCCCTCCGCGTTCCTGTTTTTCATCGAGACGGAGGCGACCATCGGCTACGGCTACCGCTACATCACTGAGAAGTGCCCGGAGGGTatcatcctcttcctcttccagtCGCTGATGGGGTCCATCGTTGACGCCTTTCTCATCGGCTGCATGTTCATCAAGATGTCGCAGCCGAAGAAGCGCGCCGAGACGCTGATGTTCAGCCAGGACGCGGTCATTTCGCAGCGAGACGGGAAGTTGTGTCTCATGTTCCGAGTGGGGAACCTGCGGAACAGTCATATGGTGTCCGCTCAGATTAGGTGCAAACTCATTAAG TCTCGGCAGACCCCAGAGGGCGAGTTCCTGCCCCTGGATCAGTGTGAGCTGGATGTGGGTTTTGGGACGGGGGCGGACCAGCTCTTCTTGGTGTCGCCTCTAACCATCTGCCACGAGATCAACACCAAGAGCCCGTTCTTTGATCTGTCGCAGCGCTCACTCATGAACGAGCAATTTGAGATTGTTGTCATCCTAGAGGGCATCGTGGAAACCACTG GTATGACATGCCAGGCGAGGACATCTTACACCGAAGATGAAGTCTTGTGGGGCCATCGTTTCCTCCCCGTCATGTCACTGGAGGAGGGCTTCTTCAGAGTCGACTACTCCCAGTTCCACAACACCTTTGAGGTCAATACGCCTCCATACAGCGTCAAAGAGCAGGAGGAGAAGTCCCCATTAAAGTCGCCCAACTCTCTTTCTGTTGCACCCACCCCCTTATCCCCTCAGCTGGGTAATGATGGCCGAGGAGGCCGCAGGGAAAGGCTTATGTCAGCTGACTATGCAGACCACGTAGAGGACCAATCCTACAGGTTGCCCAGCAAACTTCAGCGCATGAGCTCCACCAAGGAGGAGAACCTTTGGAGGGGACTGAAGACAGGGCCAGCCTTGCCTGGGGGGAAGGCCTCCAGCACAGGAGACCTTCCACTTAGTATTCAGAGGCTGAGGTCCAGCTCCATCCCGGTTGTGAGGCAAGCACATCTGGATGAGCAGGTCCAGCTGCTGTCCTTGGATGGAGAACCTGAGGAGGATGAGCTGGAGAAACACAGACTACCAGCAGCCAAAAGCACCATCACTGCTCCAACCCTAACCCCAGTTCAGATCCCCTTGGTAGGGGGTCGGCCAGAGGACAACCTGCCTGCCAAACTGCGCAAAATGAATGCTGACCGCTGA